One part of the Nematostella vectensis chromosome 8, jaNemVect1.1, whole genome shotgun sequence genome encodes these proteins:
- the LOC5516227 gene encoding zinc finger protein 16: protein MPRAFLVRTKPAFTDTELVKGKEKQTKEKQTKEVIHTETKNGFTDLEKSRQIHGKSPEQFHSSYCTDSKQKLNSDNDSDSSDGLVQSGRESVESDEGSRKVGQPAHVKREAKDDKRSDILRNLERKVESSSEDSVESEESYKDKHSWRAEFASEFFMQRMPSESRDALFRPIPSGPLVSPPLWPYPACNSGRPENFSRWMQHWAEARRVISPFRLYDSFPGASRSEAESTLLARMRQSQVSETQERQPMKTWLRASDSNHKSSKKKIFTCSICEKIFSNSISLKQHMIVHSNRKPFQCNVCEKAFKRSSTLSTHMLIHSDTRPFECEFCGKKFHQKSDMKKHTYTHTGEKPHTCSFCGKSFSQSSNLITHCRKHKGFKPFSCEDCGVAFFRKIDLRRHLYTHNLTD, encoded by the exons ATGCCACGGGCTTTTCTCGTCAGGACCAAGCCTGCATTTACTGACACTGAGTTGGTGAAAG GGAAGGAAAAGCAGACGAAGGAAAAGCAGACGAAGGAAGTGATACACACAGAGACCAAGAATGGATTCACGGATTTGGAGAAATCTCGTCAAATCCATGGCAAGAGTCCCGAACAATTCCATTCATCTTACTGCACTGATTCAAAGCAGAAACTTAACTCAG aCAATGACAGTGATTCTTCTGATGGCCTGGTACAGTCCGGCAGGGAAAGCGTGGAATCGGACGAAGGATCGAGGAAAGTGGGGCAGCCTGCTCATGTCAAGAGAGAAGCGAAGGATGATAAAAGGAGTGACATACTAAGGAACCTTGAGAGGAAGGTAGAATCATCAAGCGAGGACTCAGTGGAAAGTGAGGAATCCTACAAAGACAAGCACTCATGGAGAGCAG aGTTTGCGTCTGAATTCTTTATGCAAAGGATGCCAAGCGAGTCAAGAGATGCACTTTTTCGTCCAATCCCCAGTGGTCCTCTAGTCTCCCCACCGTTATGGCCTTACCCAGCATGCAACAGTGGCAGGCCAGAAAACTTCTCCCGCTGGATGCAACATTGGGCCGAGGCTCGCCGGGTTATTAGTCCTTTTCGGTTATACGATTCTTTTCCGGGCGCTTCCCGAAGTGAGGCCGAGAGCACCTTGCTGGCTCGGATGAGGCAATCGCAAGTGAGCGAAACGCAGGAAAGGCAACCTATGAAGACATGGCTTCGCGCTTCCGACAGCAACCACAAGAGCAGCAAGAAGAAGATCTTTACTTGCTCAATCTGCGAGAAGATCTTCAGTAACTCCATTAGCCTCAAGCAGCACATGATCGTCCACTCGAATCGAAAGCCTTTTCAGTGTAACGTGTGCGAGAAAGCATTCAAGAGGTCCTCCACCCTCTCCACCCACATGCTCATCCATTCCGATACAAGACCATTTGAGTGTGAGTTCTGCGGCAAGAAATTCCACCAAAAGTCAGACATGAAGAAACACACGTATACGCACACCGGGGAGAAGCCGCACACATGCTCATTCTGCGGCAAGTCATTCAGCCAGTCGTCGAACCTGATCACTCACTGCCGGAAGCACAAGGGATTCAAGCCCTTCTCGTGTGAAGATTGCGGGGTGGCCTTCTTCCGCAAGATTGACCTCAGGAGGCATTTGTATACACACAACCTGACCGATTAG
- the LOC116608633 gene encoding uncharacterized protein LOC116608633, giving the protein MISSEVSAKLELKGHTEEISITTMMGSSKEQIEVVEFELQHASGEGDRIPVTEGLVTKKFNVNEKCLPKDIDREAHPHLRDIEIPSVDMPKVSVLIGKDVGYAHEVFEVRRPATKASDLKALRGPLGWVITGTLQGETSCKEVNLNFADYKKELQHQIERFWDLESFGTKSVGTDKGSPSFISHHLSREDRKAIDKLEKTITKRDGHYETGLLWRDDDVTLPNNRNEADKRLNSLKRKFSREPGLEEKYRAAMEKYITKGHARKLSPEEAQETGPRTWYLPHFAVTNINKPGKLRIIFDAASEYQGTSLNKNLLHGPDCTNSLTGVLLRFREDNVALVADIEGMFLQVGVREEDQDSLRFLWWDKSSDDPPEEYAMNVHVFGATDSPCAANWTLKKTTTDNAGDFGDTTIETVLHNFYVDDVLKSVDTSASAVTLANELTELCGRGGFNLTKFMSNSREVLAEVPIEKRAAPTLDLDLDELPVERALGVRWNVETDTFGFKVSNTEKADTMRGVLSTISSVFDPLNFAAPVIMRGKQIMQALWRRKAPWDEPLSGDILRQWQTWKRELVRLEDLSIPRCYFSRPDHEGVGLQLHHFSDASEAGYGSVSYLRIEYPDGMVECAFVAGKSRNAPIKGSTIPRLELQGALLATRVDQAVRRELDLKPDRVVFWTDSMITLNYINNETRRFQTYVANRVTEIREATNPDQWRHCPGKLNPSDEVSRGLTIDEFLRDERWLNDPSFLRESEDQWPDNKFDALSEESLEIKKEVFFTDLEPGDGLEKLLTDTSDWMKTIRKVAWVMKFVEWLKTRKHAKPTEKTPGESENKLSPDDIERAKRRIAVLVQRESFPEEVKALKAGKEVNVASAILKLKPVMKGDEVMRVGGRISMAPMSDDAKNPMILPKQSHITTILIRHLHESNGHCGVEQVLSLLREQFWVVKARVAIKTVLGRCIHCRKQRRTTLKQEMGDLPRIRMIPYEPPFTYTGIDYFGPLYVKRGRGRVTEKRWGAIFVCMNSRAVHLELAKSLETDDFILALMRFLNRRGHVVELLSDNGSNFVGADREIREHLERMDHDKIGRECSAKGCKWIFNPPGAAHMSGVWERMVRVVKRSLKAILGKNPLNDEVLTTVFTEAERIANSRPLTRNPENPDDEDPLTPNHFLNVRPTMNLPTDTDERADKYSRKRWRQAQLLANHYWRRWLKEYIPSLQVRSKWNRKQRNLHVGDIVLVADDNVGRNNWPLARVINVFPGVDGLVRSAEVRGKGTTYKRPVTKLCLLEAEDEDV; this is encoded by the coding sequence ATGATAAGCTCGGAGGTTTCAGCGAAACTCGAACTTAAAGGTCATACTGAGGAAATATCCATCACCACCATGATGGGAAGTAGTAAGGAACAGATAGAGGTTGTGGAGTTTGAACTGCAACACGCAAGTGGTGAAGGGGATAGAATTCCCGTAACTGAGGGTTTGGTAACGAAGAAATTCAATGTCAACGAAAAGTGTCTTCCTAAAGATATTGACAGAGAGGCACACCCGCATCTGAGGGATATTGAGATTCCCTCGGTAGACATGCCTAAGGTTTCGGTTCTGATAGGAAAGGACGTTGGCTATGCGCATGAGGTGTTTGAAGTGCGTAGACCAGCGACGAAAGCCAGTGATTTGAAGGCTTTGAGAGGTCCTCTTGGATGGGTAATTACAGGAACCCTTCAAGGGGAGACCTCATGCAAGGAAGTAAACCTGAACTTTGCTGATTATAAGAAAGAACTTCAGCATCAGATTGAGCGGTTCTGGGATTTGGAGAGTTTCGGTACAAAGAGTGTTGGGACGGACAAGGGATCCCCAAGTTTTATATCGCACCATCTGTCCAGGGAAGACAGGAAGGCTATCGATAAGTTGGAGAAGACCATTACTAAGCGTGATGGTCACTATGAAACAGGCCTCCTGTGGCGGGATGATGATGTGACCCTACCTAATAACCGGAATGAAGCCGATAAAAGACTGAATAGTCTGAAGCGTAAGTTTTCACGAGAGCCTGGATTGGAGGAGAAGTATCGAGCAGCCATGGAGAAGTATATCACTAAAGGGCATGCACGCAAACTCAGCCCAGAAGAAGCACAAGAGACTGGACCGAGAACTTGGTACTTACCTCATTTTGCAGTGACGAATATCAACAAACCTGGTAAGCTGAGGATAATTTTTGATGCTGCATCAGAGTACCAAGGTACTTCGTTGAATAAGAACTTGTTACATGGACCTGATTGTACAAACAGCCTGACTGGGGTGCTCCTACGGTTCAGGGAGGACAATGTTGCATTGGTAGCTGATATAGAAGGGATGTTCCTTCAGGTCGGAGTTAGAGAAGAAGACCAAGATTCTCTGCGATTTCTTTGGTGGGACAAAAGCTCTGATGACcctccagaagaatatgccaTGAACGTGCATGTCTTTGGGGCAACCGACTCGCCTTGTGCAGCCAACTGGACACTCAAGAAAACTACAACTGACAATGCTGGTGACTTTGGAGATACCACCATCGAAACTGTCCTGCATAATTTTTATGTGGATGATGTACTAAAAAGCGTAGACACGAGTGCGAGTGCAGTCACGCTTGCGAACGAGTTAACCGAACTTTGTGGTAGAGGAGGGTTCAACCTCACAAAGTTTATGAGTAACAGTAGGGAGGTCCTTGCTGAAGTGCCTATCGAGAAGAGGGCAGCACCAACGCTTGATTTAGATCTTGATGAACTCCCAGTCGAGCGGGCACTTGGAGTTAGATGGAACGTGGAGACAGACACCTTCGGGTTCAAGGTGAGCAACACTGAGAAGGCTGATACTATGAGAGGAGTACTATCGACAATCAGCTCTGTCTTTGACCCTTTGAACTTTGCTGCACCAGTGATAATGCGTGGCAAGCAGATCATGCAAGCCCTATGGAGGCGGAAGGCACCATGGGACGAGCCGCTCAGTGGAGACATTCTGCGTCAGTGGCAGACATGGAAAAGGGAACTTGTGCGGCTTGAAGATTTGTCCATCCCCCGATGCTACTTCAGCAGGCCAGACCATGAAGGTGTTGGACTACAACTCCATCACTTTAGTGATGCCTCGGAGGCAGGATACGGGTCAGTAAGCTACTTACGAATCGAGTACCCGGACGGAATGGTGGAGTGTGCTTTCGTCGCCGGAAAGTCAAGGAATGCACCGATTAAAGGCTCAACCATCCCAAGACTGGAGCTACAAGGAGCCCTACTGGCAACACGGGTGGACCAAGCAGTTCGCCGAGAACTGGACCTGAAGCCTGACAGAGTCGTGTTTTGGACTGATTCGATGATAACACTTAACTATATCAATAATGAAACCCGCAGATTCCAGACGTATGTAGCCAACAGGGTTACAGAGATTCGCGAAGCGACTAATCCTGACCAATGGCGACACTGTCCGGGAAAACTAAATCCTTCCGACGAAGTAAGTCGAGGTCTAACCATAGATGAGTTTCTCCGGGATGAGCGATGGCTTAATGATCCGAGTTTCTTGAGAGAGTCAGAAGATCAATGGCCAGATAATAAATTTGATGCCCTGTCTGAAGAAAGTCTGGAGATAAAGAAAGAAGTGTTCTTCACTGACCTGGAGCCAGGAGATGGCCTGGAAAAGCTTCTAACCGACACTTCTGATTGGATGAAGACCATTCGAAAGGTTGCGTGGGTAATGAAGTTTGTGGAGTGGTTGAAGACAAGAAAGCATGCAAAGCCTACTGAAAAGACACCTGGAGAGTCAGAGAACAAGCTAAGTCCAGACGACATAGAACGCGCCAAGCGACGAATAGCTGTACTAGTACAGCGGGAAAGTTTCCCTGAAGAAGTGAAGGCTCTGAAGGCAGGAAAGGAGGTGAATGTTGCTAGTGCTATCTTGAAGCTTAAGCCGGTCATGAAAGGCGATGAAGTTATGAGAGTTGGAGGAAGGATCTCGATGGCACCGATGAGTGATGATGCCAAGAATCCCATGATATTGCCGAAACAGAGTCATATCACTACTATCTTGATCCGCCACCTACACGAAAGCAACGGTCATTGTGGCGTGGAACAAGTACTATCCCTGCTGAGAGAGCAGTTTTGGGTTGTGAAAGCGAGAGTGGCCATCAAGACTGTTCTTGGAAGATGCATTCATTGTCGCAAGCAAAGAAGAACCACTTTGAAGCAAGAGATGGGAGATCTACCTAGAATTCGGATGATCCCTTACGAGCCACCCTTTACGTATACAGGTATTGACTATTTTGGACCGCTATATGTTAAGCGGGGAAGAGGAAGAGTGACTGAGAAGCGCTGGGGAGCTATCTTTGTTTGCATGAACTCCCGAGCAGTTCATCTCGAGTTAGCTAAGTCGCTAGAGACGGATGATTTCATACTCGCGCTGATGAGGTTCCTGAATCGCAGGGGCCATGTTGTGGAACTGTTGTCGGACAACGGGTCCAATTTTGTGGGAGCTGATCGGGAGATACGAGAACATCTGGAACGAATGGATCATGACAAGATCGGACGTGAGTGTTCTGCGAAAGGATGCAAGTGGATCTTTAATCCACCTGGAGCCGCCCACATGTCAGGCGTGTGGGAGAGGATGGTGAGAGTCGTCAAGCGAAGTCTGAAGGCGATCCTGGGGAAGAACCCCCTCAACGATGAAGTGCTGACCACCGTGTTTACTGAGGCAGAACGTATCGCGAATTCAAGACCGCTAACCCGGAATCCAGAGAATCCTGATGATGAGGATCCTCTTACGCCCAATCACTTTCTGAACGTGCGACCTACGATGAATCTTCCTACGGATACGGATGAACGGGCAGATAAGTACAGTCGGAAGCGGTGGAGACAAGCGCAATTACTTGCTAACCACTACTGGCGTCGCTGGTTGAAAGAGTACATTCCTTCCTTGCAAGTTCGAAGCAAGTGGAACAGGAAACAGCGAAACCTACACGTCGGAGATATAGTGCTCGTTGCGGACGACAACGTTGGACGAAACAACTGGCCTCTTGCGCGCGTGATTAATGTGTTTCCTGGCGTGGATGGATTGGTAAGGAGTGCAGAGGTGCGCGGTAAAGGGACGACCTACAAGCGCCCGGTAACCAAGTTGTGTCTGCTGGAAGCCGAGGATGAGGATGTCTAG
- the LOC125570101 gene encoding uncharacterized protein LOC125570101, producing MTLYKETRYIMDELAMTLYKETRYIMDDLAMTLYKETRYIMDDLAMILYKETRYIMDELAMTLYKETRYITDKLAMTLYEETRYIMDDLAMTLYKESRYITDKLAMTLYEETRYIMDDLAMTLYKETRYIMDELAMTLYKETRYITDKLAMTLYEETRYIMDDLAMTLYKESRYITDELAMTLYMETRYIMDELAMTLY from the coding sequence ATGACCCTCTATAAAGAGACCAGGTACATAATGGACGAACTAGCCATGACCCTTTATAAGGAGACCAGGTACATAATGGACGACCTAGCCATGACCCTCTATAAGGAGACCAGGTACATAATGGACGACCTAGCCATGATCCTCTATAAGGAGACCAGGTACATAATGGACGAACTAGCCATGACCCTCTATAAGGAGACCAGGTACATAACGGACAAACTAGCCATGACCCTCTATGAGGAGACCAGGTACATAATGGACGACCTAGCCATGACCCTCTATAAGGAGAGCAGGTACATAACGGACAAACTAGCCATGACCCTCTATGAGGAGACCAGGTACATAATGGACGACCTAGCCATGACCCTCTATAAGGAGACCAGGTACATAATGGACGAACTAGCCATGACCCTCTATAAGGAGACCAGGTACATAACGGACAAACTAGCCATGACCCTCTATGAGGAGACCAGGTACATAATGGACGACCTAGCCATGACCCTCTATAAGGAGAGCAGGTACATAACGGATGAACTAGCCATGACCCTCTATATGGAGACCAGGTACATAATGGACGAACTAGCCATGACCCTCTATTAG
- the LOC5516226 gene encoding zinc finger protein Gfi-1b isoform X1, with the protein MISPLQKLDSGCKTEGKAEKCLKEVDDPKPSSRPFDIENLTAPDSPSKRTKKNTEWRMLERNVFRNVETSFPLNARTTRYPVFSSHFMPEAYSSYLVSPYISPTSPPFFVSHAFSEAPALPRWHPNALRFAANFSRQNSSDFMVRPSLRRPSLDHVSPDRKKLKLESESQDTFDCMSCKKVFSTPHGLEVHVRRSHSGRRPFECLTCGKTFGHSVSLEQHKSIHTNEKSFECKECGKAFKRSSTLSTHMLIHSDTRPFPCQYCPKRFHQKSDMKKHTYIHTGEKPHKCLECGKAFSQSSNLITHSRKHSGFKPFSCQVCRRSFYRKVDLRRHMYTHESEVSQ; encoded by the exons ATGATCTCGCCGCTTCAAAAACTAG ATTCCGGGTGCAAAACGGAGGGAAAAGCTGAGAAGTGTTTGAAAGAAGTCGATGATCCGAAACCTTCCAGTCGGCCATTCGATATTGAGAATCTGACTGCTCCCGACAGCCCTTCCAAACGAACCAAAAAAAACACGGAGTGGCGAATGCTGGAAAGAAACGTATTCCGCAACGTCGAAACGTCTTTCCCTTTAAATG CTCGAACTACCCGTTACCCTGTCTTTTCAAGTCATTTCATGCCCGAGGCGTACAGCTCTTATTTGGTCTCCCCCTACATCAGTCCTACAAGTCCACCGTTCTTCGTATCACACGCTTTCTCAGAAGCACCAGCGCTTCCTCGGTGGCACCCAAATGCACTCCGCTTCGCGGCAaatttttcccgccaaaactccAGCGACTTCATGGTTAGACCTTCGCTACGGCGGCCCAGCCTCGATCATGTATCACCAGACAGGAAAAAACTAAAACTCGAGAGTGAATCTCAGGACACGTTTGATTGTATGAGTTGTAAGAAGGTTTTCAGTACGCCTCACGGGCTAGAGGTGCATGTTCGACGGTCTCACTCCGGGCGAAGACCCTTTGAGTGCCTCACATGTGGAAAGACATTCGGACATTCAGTCAGCCTCGAGCAACACAAGAGCATTCACACCAACGAGAAGAGCTTCGAATGTAAAGAATGTGGAAAGGCGTTCAAACGGTCTAGCACGCTTAGCACTCACATGCTTATCCACTCGGACACACGGCCTTTTCCTTGTCAGTACTGCCCGAAGAGATTCCACCAGAAATCTGACATGAAAAAACACACGTACATACACACCGGTGAAAAACCGCATAAGTGCCTTGAGTGTGGTAAAGCGTTTAGTCAGTCGTCGAACCTTATAACACACAGTAGAAAGCATAGTGGATTCAAGCCATTTTCATGCCAAGTCTGCCGAAGGTCGTTTTACAGAAAAGTTGACTTGAGACGGCATATGTATACACATGAAAGCGAAGTGAGTCAATGA
- the LOC5516226 gene encoding zinc finger protein Gfi-1b isoform X2 yields the protein MRLTSSRVAMAPSWHSSLGNNCFLRFITQGQIACYYSSRTLARRYNMPRSFLVKKRSVMGVGPESVKTEPVELTTVPDSGCKTEGKAEKCLKEVDDPKPSSRPFDIENLTAPDSPSKRTKKNTEWRMLERNVFRNVETSFPLNARTTRYPVFSSHFMPEAYSSYLVSPYISPTSPPFFVSHAFSEAPALPRWHPNALRFAANFSRQNSSDFMVRPSLRRPSLDHVSPDRKKLKLESESQDTFDCMSCKKVFSTPHGLEVHVRRSHSGRRPFECLTCGKTFGHSVSLEQHKSIHTNEKSFECKECGKAFKRSSTLSTHMLIHSDTRPFPCQYCPKRFHQKSDMKKHTYIHTGEKPHKCLECGKAFSQSSNLITHSRKHSGFKPFSCQVCRRSFYRKVDLRRHMYTHESEVSQ from the exons ATGCGCCTAACGTCCTCGCGCGTTGCTATGGCACCCAGCTGGCATAGCAGTCTGGgtaataattgttttctccgATTTATAACACAAGGCCAGATAGCATGTTACTATTCGAGTCGCACCCTTGCGCGACGATACAACATGCCGAGGTCATTTTTGGTTAAGAAGCGGTCCGTAATGGGAGTAGGGCCCGAGAGTGTCAAGACCGAGCCCGTAGAATTAACCACCGTTCCCG ATTCCGGGTGCAAAACGGAGGGAAAAGCTGAGAAGTGTTTGAAAGAAGTCGATGATCCGAAACCTTCCAGTCGGCCATTCGATATTGAGAATCTGACTGCTCCCGACAGCCCTTCCAAACGAACCAAAAAAAACACGGAGTGGCGAATGCTGGAAAGAAACGTATTCCGCAACGTCGAAACGTCTTTCCCTTTAAATG CTCGAACTACCCGTTACCCTGTCTTTTCAAGTCATTTCATGCCCGAGGCGTACAGCTCTTATTTGGTCTCCCCCTACATCAGTCCTACAAGTCCACCGTTCTTCGTATCACACGCTTTCTCAGAAGCACCAGCGCTTCCTCGGTGGCACCCAAATGCACTCCGCTTCGCGGCAaatttttcccgccaaaactccAGCGACTTCATGGTTAGACCTTCGCTACGGCGGCCCAGCCTCGATCATGTATCACCAGACAGGAAAAAACTAAAACTCGAGAGTGAATCTCAGGACACGTTTGATTGTATGAGTTGTAAGAAGGTTTTCAGTACGCCTCACGGGCTAGAGGTGCATGTTCGACGGTCTCACTCCGGGCGAAGACCCTTTGAGTGCCTCACATGTGGAAAGACATTCGGACATTCAGTCAGCCTCGAGCAACACAAGAGCATTCACACCAACGAGAAGAGCTTCGAATGTAAAGAATGTGGAAAGGCGTTCAAACGGTCTAGCACGCTTAGCACTCACATGCTTATCCACTCGGACACACGGCCTTTTCCTTGTCAGTACTGCCCGAAGAGATTCCACCAGAAATCTGACATGAAAAAACACACGTACATACACACCGGTGAAAAACCGCATAAGTGCCTTGAGTGTGGTAAAGCGTTTAGTCAGTCGTCGAACCTTATAACACACAGTAGAAAGCATAGTGGATTCAAGCCATTTTCATGCCAAGTCTGCCGAAGGTCGTTTTACAGAAAAGTTGACTTGAGACGGCATATGTATACACATGAAAGCGAAGTGAGTCAATGA